In Herbaspirillum sp. WKF16, one genomic interval encodes:
- a CDS encoding peroxiredoxin has product MTLRLGDTAPDFEQESSIGKIKFHDWAGDSWIVLFSHPADFTPVCTTELGLTAKLKPEFDKRNVKAIALSVDGAEAHQQWIKDIEDTQQTVVGFPIVADVDKKVAGLYDMIHPNQSETATVRSLFVIDPKKKVRLIITYPMSTGRNFDEVLRVLDALQLTDGYTVATPGNWKDGDDVIIPLSVKDEEVIKQKYPKGYKSPRPYLRITPQPNK; this is encoded by the coding sequence ATGACGCTGCGCCTGGGCGATACCGCACCTGATTTCGAACAAGAATCCTCCATCGGCAAGATCAAATTCCACGACTGGGCGGGGGACTCCTGGATCGTGCTGTTCTCGCATCCGGCCGACTTCACGCCGGTCTGCACCACCGAGCTGGGCCTGACGGCCAAGCTCAAGCCTGAATTCGACAAGCGCAACGTCAAGGCCATCGCCCTGTCGGTGGACGGCGCCGAAGCCCACCAGCAATGGATCAAGGACATCGAGGACACCCAGCAGACCGTGGTCGGCTTCCCCATCGTGGCCGACGTCGACAAGAAGGTCGCCGGCCTGTACGACATGATCCACCCGAACCAGTCCGAGACCGCCACGGTGCGCTCGCTGTTCGTGATCGACCCCAAGAAGAAGGTGCGCCTGATCATCACCTACCCGATGAGCACCGGCCGCAACTTCGATGAAGTGCTGCGCGTGCTGGACGCCCTGCAGCTGACCGACGGCTACACCGTGGCCACGCCGGGCAACTGGAAGGACGGCGACGACGTGATCATTCCGCTGTCGGTCAAGGACGAGGAAGTGATCAAGCAGAAGTACCCGAAGGGCTACAAGTCCCCGCGTCCTTACCTGCGCATCACTCCGCAGCCGAACAAGTAA